GATACATCTTCATATGTCTATATCAAAGAGATAGTAAGACTTCATGGTGTTCCCTTAACGATTGTGTCAGGTCATGACATTTGTTTCgcttcaaggttttggaaaagcctacaagaggaaatggatacgaagttgtgtttgagtacaacctaccattcACACATTAAGATGGCCCCTTATAAAGCCTTATATGGACGAAAAtatcgtacgccgtcttgttagCTTGAAGCTGGAGAAAAGCGGTTTATGATTCCGAAGATAGTCCATCAAATTTCCAGAAACCTAAAGGTAATTTGGGAAAGAATGTTTGGAGCTCAAGAgcatcaaaagagctatgctgacaagaagtgaCGACCAATTACCTTTGAAGTTGTGGATTTGGTGTTGCTTTAAGTCTCgacatggaagggacttataagattttgaAAGAGAGGGTAGCTAAGTCCAAGATTCATTGGACCATTCAaggttcttcagagaattgggaacccaGCTTATAAGTTTGAATTTctagaagaactagatggtattcataataGTTTCCACGTGTGTTATTTGAGTAAGTCCGTGGGAGAAGTCCCCGATATAATTCCACTTTTGAAGATAAGGATTGATGAGGATAAGAGATTAATAGAAAAGCCTGAAGTGATTTTTGACCATAAGAGGAAGAAGTTATGAAGTAAGATGTTTGAAACATTCAAATAGGCCGAACCTCACCCGGGAAACAGAAAGCAAGATGAAGAATTGCTATCCATATCTGTTTACTAATGCATGATTCTGAGGatagaatcatcctaagggggagagaattgtaacacctgcaTTTCTCACTAGGCATTAGTTAGATGATTAGGATTAACAATTGTAACTTATTTGATATAATATAGggaaattatttgagtattatgtgatttatgtgcaacTATTTGTAGTATGCGTGCTTATCACAATATAATAAAATTAGAGCAAAATACGCATCCAAAATAGAACATTATTTTGGCTGAATACCCTTGATGAAAGTTGAAGTAGTTGCGACAAGGATTTTAGGTATATAAGGAGCGCTTAAATCAgatttataacaaagaagttatgatctgttgaGGTTTTGCGATTCGACCCGATTTATAAAAACTAAACTTTTGTTAGGTTACTTTCTAGCCATAGTGACCTAAACAAAAATCGTGGTAGATGTCAAACCGAGAGCTCACATACAGGGaatgtcaaaatctgacttcaatagtggaaattatgatttttctaagattcaacaTAGTATTAGACAACCCAAATATTGAATTTTAGATTGGTTGATTTTCAACCGATGCAACCTAAAAGAGAGATTGAGATCTTGTTAATAGGATtccaatgataaaaagacagttgAAAACTGGTATCAGATAACATAGTTATGCATTGTATACGGGCTTTAGAAATCAAAGCATCTGTgaaataaataattcaaaattagccgaccgagtctaaacaaaagttgtagatcccgtcaatagctacgcgtggatataaagtacGTAAAAAACAAATTGCGTATGAAGAATTTACCTAATTTTAAAGTTTGAGTTTCGTCGCATGCATCTGTGCCTGTGCATGACCTTCTAGAAGCCTCAAGGATGCCACGACCATTGTTCACCACAAGTCAACAATCCTGGGGAGCAACGTCCATCCTTTTGTGCGGCGTTCTTGGTCTTTACAGAATGCTCATATGCAAATCTCAAAATATAAATAGATATCTCGAGTTCATTCTTCCTCCACAACAttcaattctctctctctctctctctctctctctctcactctctctccgACTACTCTCGATTTCTACTATTTTGGTCTGAATTTATCCCTAGTAGTTAGGATATTTTTGGCAAGTTAGAAGTCCCTAAGAGCTTGATATTTAGTAGCTATCAACCTACAGTTCCACCAATGTAATTTCCGGAGTTTTTTTTCTAGGGAATCTTtgtaagttaaattacactcTGTTCCATTCTAGTGtgatttatatttaaattcatagtcgttgttatcaatttataaataagatttgtcaGTAGTTCCGATGTTATattattgattgatctacttacagggatGATGCCTAGGCTGGATTTCATGAGGattttaaagtgggatttccaaatagtatattaTGTATactaaacggaccctacctccgatatgatcctaggTCACGTCAATGGAAAAGCTAAGTGCTAAAGCAAAGCGTTGTCCGAGTTTTGAGTCAAcactttatcaagtgagtgcattgttacattcatcttacacatagatataaaatatTTAAGATAGTTACATGCTatatatgcctattatatgtgtcgtggatatctatgctagatgaacgatttttatacatgttttactcgatttaaactgtataagtattttattacctataaatacattgggtaaagatgggtagatgtaaGACGATATAAATGATTAGAGATGAACGATGATATAGATAACGAGAGGGCGTAACTTTAAAAATGATCCAGTCGTCCaacagagtatagatgatgactatAGACCATTTTGGACAGTCTAGTGGAATGCTAGGAAACTCGCAACATATAGGTGTTTTTGAAGTAAAttttcaccaggtgtactccatccccccatgaTTGTCGtattgacatatattgctaaGATATCCCCTTAGCAGTATTGTCGATCCTGAAGATGATTCATTAGGATAAGCCCCCTGAATTAGATGATTTAGAgacagaaagtgaggataacgggaatgagtaatcgggttgaaatttttgttgaaaatatATAACTAAAAGAATTTGATTATTATGTATTGAATGCCATATGTGGTCACCAGGCCCCCAAGTCTgtcccactcagtttcttgtattacagctAGTGGTACGAGAGCACAAGTGTGAAGTTATGATGAGCGGTTTATGGATGCTTATAGGCCAGTAGTTTAGATAATATAGTGAATGGCCTGTATTattttcgtttatgcttatgtactgtATTGACGATTACATCCAAACGTtttcaatataaataaattatatttctacataaatgctttgataatactattatcatgtttttggaaacaaattccacGATATTACTTTTTAAAAATGATACTATGatttaaaataaacataaatagatcagtcttttctggccgtgaattggggatgtcacagatgccACTGATATGTCCACGCCATTCACCTAATACTCTTTCAAAACATGCTCTTTCTTCAATGAGTGTTAAACCTTTTTCACGATTTAACCCTTGCGTTTATTCTAAGAGCTTTTGCACTAACCGATTCCGTGTTTTCCAAAAATGATTAaaaattaagtataaataaacacttaattatatgataaaattataattaaatacttacgtATTGTTGCTCCACTATATAACtaacaaatacaccattcttaTTGGTATTAGCAGCGCGTAACGTTTCAAATCTTTTCAGGTTCtattaaacattaaaaaataggttatattttaaataattaattacatATATCGCAGAGTACCCTTTTATAGCTAGTACTGCTATACGATCTCGACCCCCCACGGTTCACGGACATTTGCAGTTCACGAACTTTTTTGTTTCTTGTAGAAGCGGTTAGGTGTTGATACGTTTCAAAATACTCAACTACTTTCCTCCATATCATATGGGGATGGCTAATGCTCTCATGATATCCGCATACCCTCTGACTGTCAAGAAATATGCTTTTGTGCCAGCTTTACGCTTtctaaaaccttttaacaaagctgcTTCAAAACTCTCTAATAGCCTAGCAATCTTTGGATCCTGGGAAACCAgatcaaaattaaacttagtctaccaaaacaagaaaaaaaaagttagcTATGTAAAAACCAGTCAtaattaaccatataaaatatTCTTATACAAATAATTTACCCTTAAATGTTATTTTACTATATCTTTTATCACAATAAAGCTTTTTTCCAACTTCTTGTATCAAAAGGGACTATCCACCACATTCTTTTTTTCAAATGCACATACATTcacatatgtcacacccccaaaccaaggatggcggaaacatccgggggtggaggacttcatgtatagtatcacaagaacgagtataatagtgctcaaagtaaatacaaccaatcataaatataatcagaaaggaattacatggtttcaagtattcaatatttcaatgattgatcatgacatgatataaaaatagttgttcaacgccgtagcgttccatcctcaaaagcttacGGTTACTTGGTTTCGTTgacttcctgagaatacaagtagttttgaaagagtgtcaacaactaagttagtgagttcataagcgttttacataaagagtttggaaaccgttctttgtaatgtgttgtgtgttaccaagaaaaatccaatattttccttataaaagttatgtggtcctaaatctcAGGACCGAGAATAAACAAGCagttgtcatacttaaagatataaaagtggttttaagtcggcataaaaccctttttgatttgaggGAAAGTCACGtaatgaataatgtgtagtcttaaataccaagactgaaagtGTATAGTAATATCCttacttattgatataaaaagtgattttaaatcgacataaaaccccttttgattaacaaaaattcccgtaaactttatgttgttaactccctatgtgagtcgctataaccatactatgaatGAATGAACCTACAACgatgtttctcaggcgtcgaaaactaatatgacacttgtcacccatagacctgcaggtcccactgtagctagcagcaaggtgtggggtgtcaaacccaatatagatctatacacaactatcatattctccctacaagagactctggttataactaccaggaattttaacccatactctaggagtactgagacgaatgtctcacaatttaagttaacaagtttacgtgtggtgtacgtgagtgtaaaacctttttctgtgggaataaaacctcccgaaatgtgtttgttgtgttaatggaaacataaaccatacctattatagtttatcaaaacgttcaaatgtaatagttataactttgtttattatggtTAACTACTGTATTTGTGAAGGTAAAAATCCTTTTGTTTACTGATATGTATTTATACCTTTTACTAAAGTGAAGCAACATGCAATATAACAATTAATTAATTACCATACTTTTGTAGGtaaaaaaaatccatttgttttcagATGTATGGCTATATACTAAGACAAAATGTCATCTATTTGCAATAACCtatattcacataaagatatacaccttgctcaacatgttacaatgtgaaatgaaattgatagcatttttctgttgttaacattttcttttactgttcttagaaaatttatagaaaaatcatcaaaggtccaaatcagaatctgtaaattctgagagtttggggaATAAgtatagtttgttcataaatttgttcatgatttttagtgttttacaacatgtgtgaaaatgtccataatcacagatTGATCCGGATTTGCTCTTGACatgataggtagttttgtaaaaatcaccataaattgtagaaaaatcgtatggaggtgtgcaagtagtcattttaaaggtaagaACTGGAACTACATGAACCTAGAACCGTTTTGAAAACTAAGgtgtttaagttgcccaaaacagtccatgaatggagctgaacttttctgatgaaggctgttaaatgagtttagttgtgttcttggtgttttaacttgtattcccccccccccccttaaaacttaagaaaaacatgaaaagataggggtatgaactcaccttgagtgatttcagtagatggatgatggagaaaagaagtgttcaactcaagaacacttgagaggtgcttgaagatttgaagatctaacacaaatatgacgatgtttgtgtaagcaatctatgatttggatgaaAGATATTAGAATATCTAAGTGTAGGAGGAAGAATATTACCAAATGTAGAAGGAAAACTTGGAAacaagccttgaatctcgaaatctagagagagggagtgagagagaATGAAGTTTGCACTTGGTGGAAAAATGGAGtaatgtgaggagagaggaggcttttcCAGCTCTTGACTAAGTGTGTGGCTGCAAAATGATGAGAAAAGTACTatgaaatgactaggtatggtgTAATAGTGACTGTGGGTTGTACTATAAAGCTATGGGGAGGTTGCGTGTGTCCTTGTCCAaaggataagtcaacactccacctaagTATCTTACcaaatagattttattcttaggcaaTGAATTTCCCCAAAATATAGTTAAagtatgaatatttagggtttattatgttaaaatatgatttcggGTGAAAATCTCGCGTTGAAATtacgaaaaacgggcttaaaatgctaaaaatattgaaaaccgggTAGGAATTGCTGAAATCCAAACTTCAGGGCTGAAGGTGCGCAGGTTCGGCTCCTTAGGAGCATAGAACCGAAGACGAGGCTCAGTTGTGCATGGAACCGAGACCTCTCACAGGCTGCTCGTCAGAAGGGATCAAGAGAGGAGGGGTTCGGCTGCGTAGGTGCTTCTCGGACCGAAAGTGAGAAGTCTTCTCGGACCGAAGGTAAGAAGGGAGAGTCTCGGTTCAGAATTGTCAGAGGACCGAAATAGACAGAGCACCCGGTCCATTTCGGTTGAGAGGGTCTCGGCTCCTAAGAGGTTTCGGTTCCTGAGAGGATTTCAGTTCCTAagaggtttcggttccttaagtccgtttttcgcgtagacttccgtttttgggctgttttcgtcaaattcgagggtcgggatgccccgagtgattttcagaagttgggagagatttcgagagagatttgggaaagatttgacatacttggagagatttgggagagatgtcacatacttggagagatttctcattcagagagatatttgggagagatttcacatagttagagagatttgggagagatttcacattcttggagagatttctcatacaacaagagatttggtagagatttcacatacttggagagatttgggagagatttgacattcttggagagatttctcatacagagagagatttgggagatatttgacattcttggatagattccacatacggagagagatttgggagagatttgacatacttggagagatttcacatatgaagagagatttgggagagatttgacatacttggagagatttcacatacggagagagatttgggagagatttcttttatgacctttttgagtgtttggcttcgcaatgcaaggttcgTAGACATCATTAAGTCTTGTTATGACTGTCATATGCCCCCGGGGGTtaaggaataatgttttatcgagtagtttcatcacttgccctgattagggtttagagtttccgaacacatgaaaattctaagtgatactttgcatTAAGAGTGCGAGTTCTTTAATAAGGAACATAATGAAAACCCTAGcatacaagggttagatgagttgaccggtttgacttgttgactttagttgactttgacttgactgaaatttgacggttgtcacaacatacatacataatagcatcatacttataacaaatacatatactatcacacacatacacaaaatacatatatttttCCATACATACACCAAACATGCATATCAAATATAGACACACATATgccaaatttcacataatatatacatatacacatatttTGTAATTAATCTCGAAATTCACAGTAAAAAGAACCTATGGTGGCGGAAATCAACAGATgatgcagtggtggtggtggtcgccAGCGGTGACAACAACAATCGTCAATAAAGCAGGAAATCAAAAACTGAAAATGCCAATTTTTTGCAATTAATCACTATTATAAGCTAAAAATCAATGTTACAAGAGAAAGTGAAAGAGAAATGAGCAGGAGATGCCCTACTATCGTCGGAAATACCCTACAGTCATCGGAGAAATGCTAAAGTTGTTTTTAGTATCTCCTTTTCCAATCGGGATCTCAGCGGGGGAAGAAAAAACGAGATGTCACTGGTGGACGGTCGCCTGAATCGGTCGATCGATGGTGCGAGTCATCAAAGAAATAGGGAAGAAAAAAACTTGACCAAATATGGAAGCAAATATGAAGTAGTAAGCAAATAGAAAGGCATCTATTTTTGGTTTTCTGCGTAAAGTAGTATCGGCGACGCCAAAACCTTTAGCGGCGACTCAAGTCAATTTTGGCGACAACTATGGAGGGAATTTATACCGTGTCTTTTTTTTTTGTCCTTTAGTGGCGACAAAAATCATTGGCATTGATGTTGCTGCTATTGGGTTTAGGCGAAACGTAGCCCCATTCGTCGGATTAGAATATCGATTTGACGATTGGGGTTTGCCGTAAAGGGTTCATGTGGATTCGGTTCCCAAGGCATTACCAACGGCAAAAACTTTTAGCAGCGACTTTAGCTTGAATCGTTTCTAAAAGTTTTTATCGCCGATAATGACATGATTTCTTGTAGTGAAAAACGTCTATTTTCTAATAGTCTaaaaattgttagaaacattaattatatttcaatgtataaatattatattgaaaacatggaaaaaggtAAATTCTAATGATTAATAAGTACATAGTTTTACCAACGAAACATCCTAGAAGTTATGAAAATCAGACACAAACTTGTAATTTTTATATGTACATTAAACGTTTAATGTTAATATTCTAAACATGAAATTTTTtgttagatagttcatatgcaaAATACACTAGTTATAAACTTAAAgaggaaaatagaagaagagGTGGGTCATGTCTTGAAATTGGACAaagctaaaaaaacaaaaaatgatttcTGGAATACATTTAAGTGTAAAACTGCTTATTTCTAAGAACGTGCGAGTGTCTTGAAATTGatcaaattaaaatgaaaaaatgtCCATTTGACATAGATCTACGACGTTTATTTAATTTTATGACGTATTACTTCCTATTTTATAAATAGATAACTAAAATTGTAATATAGTGGAAATGAAATACCAAaagttttaatttaaataattaacgAATAAAATTGTCCTATCTACTTTTGAGACGAAAAATAGTTCCCATGATACTAATAACATTGTTATTTCTATTTTAGTACGTATAACTTTCATTTTCTGTttaatatatgtatttattttatgGTCCGTGTTTGAAGGGGTTAATAACAAAACAGTCAATATATTCGAACCAGCCTTTTATTCTATAACTATAGTATTTTCCACTTTCCAGGTCTAAGTACACATCTAGGATACGGTTCTCGTGACTCGTCTTCGAAAATTCAATATTCAAAATCTATTTTCTTTCTATAAAAGCCCATTGCCGCATATCCAATGCTAATAGTCTTGAACAGATACAAAGAATATTAAACTCCACAAAGAACAAAGAacaaactctgaatctcagtttTAATTATTTTCTCCATGCAACGTTCAATTTCCTCAACCAAGAATGTCTACAGTAATCTCCTTCACTACCAGAAACCACCAACTGCCGCCATGATCACACGTCAGCAGCCACCTTGCGATGTTTTCATTAACCATCGTGGAATTGACACAAAGAAGAACGTCGCCGGACTTTTGTATAATCATCTCACGAGGTTAAGATTAAGGCCTTTCTTGGACAGCAAGAATATGAAACCAGGCGATAAATTGTTCAATAAAATTGATACTGCAATCAGCGGATGTAAAGTTGGAGTTGCGGTTTTCTCTCCCCGGTATTGTCAATCCTATTTTTGCTTGCATGAACTGGCTCGTATTATGGAGGCTAAGAAGAAGGTTATACCTGTTTTTTGTGATGTTAAACCATCGGAGCTTATGATTAAGGACAACGGGAGGTGCCCAAAACATGAGCTAGATAGGTTTCAGTCGGCTCTTGAAGAGGCTAAGTACACCGTCGGCATAACTTTCGATTCATCAGACGGGTAATAATTAAACACTCACTTCagttttattgttttattttataaCAAGTGACAAAATTTAAAAAAGATACAAATACCTTTTTCATTTCGATGTCATTCAATTCAGAAACTAGGTTATTCGAGCTTTATGCTAGAAAATAATTACACAGAGTATAGTCCTTAAACTGCATTAAGCCTTCCTACTATAGTACAAGTCACAATCATGGGAACATTGGATATGTTAATTAAGTAGCCTTATCATGCTATACGCATTGATGCCTATCTCGTGAAATGCTGAAATAGAGAAATGATACATTACTCGAAATGAATCCGGGTATACACATTAATTATAAGGTGACATGCAATCGACCAACATTAATTGGTAGCTTCagatctttaaaaataatacagtAGAACGAGGGAATACCCATAATGAAAACTGGTTCTTAAATGCAACTACACTTGTACATTACGAGTCATGTATGTATCACGAGGGCAATTGAGATGGGTATTCCCAACATTCTACGTATACGTTTCATTAATATTAATGTTCCCATTATCACATtttaaaacaaaagtattaatttaaaaagaatACATAGGATTACATATAAATTAAGATGCAGCTGTAGTAAGTATCTTAAGATTTGCAAGAGATTTGGAATTAACTAACATTGTTCTCCGATGTATGAAGGGACTGGCCGGGATTTTTAACGACAACGACCGAAGCGATTCTGGAAAACTTGATAGAGGTG
The genomic region above belongs to Lactuca sativa cultivar Salinas chromosome 4, Lsat_Salinas_v11, whole genome shotgun sequence and contains:
- the LOC111911879 gene encoding TIR-only protein, with protein sequence MQRSISSTKNVYSNLLHYQKPPTAAMITRQQPPCDVFINHRGIDTKKNVAGLLYNHLTRLRLRPFLDSKNMKPGDKLFNKIDTAISGCKVGVAVFSPRYCQSYFCLHELARIMEAKKKVIPVFCDVKPSELMIKDNGRCPKHELDRFQSALEEAKYTVGITFDSSDGDWPGFLTTTTEAILENLIEVEEEEQHQKLICEVN